One Sulfolobus sp. S-194 DNA segment encodes these proteins:
- a CDS encoding MFS transporter: MRNYVHATIVSTLAWAGNIYDLLLLTFVYSFFEKVYSLNYFAFSILFALGLIGRAIGGTYFGRLADKIGRKPILAIGTSGYSVFQIVLAFSPNSLILFIARFLQGIFMGAQWTAGTVLAYENAPVNLRGIVTGIVQAGYGIGYALTGLTYVILGNEPRLFLITGALPLILLPYIRIINETKFSSFNFKPRYNDYLSLLVKGTAGMSGMFLAYFSVFGNYTLVAEKYLNMNSLTLGLLITSSNLGLAVSFILFGRLADKVDKRKLIYIGVSGLLVSLPLAVPVFIKSIVISEIGILIYAFSTGFWPLMPLLLAEAVPNEVRGMLSGLSYNIGGLVGGIGNIILGIIEIELGLRALIDTINFFGFFALALVLVSVITWPKSKAPAIIYSD; encoded by the coding sequence ATGAGAAATTATGTTCATGCCACTATAGTATCTACTTTAGCATGGGCAGGAAACATTTACGATTTATTATTACTAACATTTGTCTATTCGTTCTTCGAAAAAGTTTATAGTCTTAATTATTTTGCCTTCTCAATTCTTTTCGCTTTAGGTCTTATTGGTAGAGCTATTGGAGGAACATATTTTGGAAGATTAGCGGACAAAATTGGTAGAAAACCAATCTTAGCTATTGGCACATCTGGCTATTCTGTCTTTCAGATTGTTCTAGCTTTTTCCCCAAATTCTCTAATTCTCTTTATCGCAAGATTTCTGCAAGGAATTTTTATGGGTGCTCAATGGACTGCTGGAACTGTACTAGCTTATGAGAACGCCCCAGTTAATTTAAGAGGGATTGTAACTGGGATTGTACAAGCTGGTTATGGAATAGGTTATGCTTTAACTGGGTTAACATATGTTATCCTAGGAAACGAACCAAGATTATTCTTAATCACTGGTGCTTTACCATTAATCTTACTACCTTATATAAGAATTATTAATGAAACTAAATTTTCTTCATTTAACTTTAAGCCCAGATATAACGATTACTTAAGTCTTTTAGTCAAAGGTACTGCTGGCATGAGCGGTATGTTCCTTGCATATTTTTCAGTATTCGGAAATTACACTCTAGTTGCTGAAAAATATTTGAATATGAATAGCCTGACTTTGGGATTATTGATAACATCAAGTAACTTAGGATTAGCAGTATCTTTTATTTTATTTGGAAGACTTGCTGACAAAGTAGATAAAAGAAAGTTAATTTATATTGGAGTATCTGGATTACTAGTATCTTTACCACTAGCAGTACCAGTTTTTATTAAATCTATAGTAATTTCTGAGATTGGAATTTTGATTTACGCATTTTCCACAGGTTTTTGGCCTTTAATGCCGTTATTACTAGCTGAAGCAGTTCCTAATGAAGTTAGAGGAATGTTATCTGGATTATCTTATAATATTGGAGGACTTGTGGGAGGGATAGGCAATATAATTCTAGGAATTATAGAAATAGAACTAGGATTAAGGGCTCTTATAGACACAATCAACTTTTTTGGATTTTTTGCCTTAGCATTAGTATTAGTCAGTGTAATAACGTGGCCAAAGAGTAAAGCTCCCGCAATCATCTATTCAGACTAG